ACAACGTAATCTTCACCGCCATCACCTTCCTCTACTCCATGGTCATGATCCACCTCTGGCTTATCAAACGGCGAGACCAGAAGAAGACATGTGAGACCGAAGCATGCGAATTGACAACTGTTATTAGCACACCCGGAGCGCGAGAGGTATTTGCCGATCGACGCATGACACCTAATAAACCAGTAGTATTCCCACATGGAGTACTGTAGATTTTGTTTTCGCTTATCAACCTGTTTCTGATTCATTTTCGTGGATTAATTGTTTCGTGCAGTTGATGCTGCTGGCAACCGGGATCATGTTAATCTCCTTGGGGGTAGCAATCTTCGTATTTCGCCCAGATTCCTATGACTTGGCCTTCGTTGCTCTCACGGTGTTTTTATCAACGGCGGTCACGTTTAGTTTCCTCAAAGATGCGGAAGTTCAAAGGAAGCCTTCAGGAGAACTTAACGCTGCCGCAGATCTAGTCTAGTTCCAGGCATTGGCATCTAAAATGCAACTGCCAAGTTTGTTTTATTTACTGAATAAATTTGACATATAAACCCTATAGAACAAGAAGATTTGTTTTCATGT
This sequence is a window from Triticum dicoccoides isolate Atlit2015 ecotype Zavitan unplaced genomic scaffold, WEW_v2.0 scaffold128497, whole genome shotgun sequence. Protein-coding genes within it:
- the LOC119343455 gene encoding uncharacterized protein LOC119343455 codes for the protein MFVCFVMYALLLWSGLGHWYNVIFTAITFLYSMVMIHLWLIKRRDQKKTCETEACELTTVISTPGARELMLLATGIMLISLGVAIFVFRPDSYDLAFVALTVFLSTAVTFSFLKDAEVQRKPSGELNAAADLV